From the genome of Pelmatolapia mariae isolate MD_Pm_ZW linkage group LG12, Pm_UMD_F_2, whole genome shotgun sequence, one region includes:
- the pebp1 gene encoding phosphatidylethanolamine-binding protein 1 yields MPVDLSQWTGSLALQEVEEKPAKPLTVKYGSVEIDELGKVLTPTQVQNRPTCIEWEGCDSSKLYTLALTDPDAPSRKNPKFREWHHFLVVNMKGNDVSSGCVKSDYVGSGPPNGTGLHRYVWLVYEQSGTLSCSEPDLTNRCGDNRGKFKIQSFREKYSLGAPVAGTCYQAEWDDYVPKLYEQLSGK; encoded by the exons ATGCCTGTAGATTTGAGCCAGTGGACCGGGTCTCTTGCCCTACAGGAGGTTGAGGAAAAGCCTGCAAAGCCCCTGACTGTAAAATACGGATCTGTGGAAATAGATGAGCTGGGAAAAGTGCTTACTCCAACACAG GTGCAGAATCGACCCACCTGCATTGAATGGGAAGGATGTGACTCCAGTAAACTGTACACTTTGGCCTTGACCGACCCTGACGCTCCCAGCAGGAAGAACCCCAAATTCAG GGAGTGGCACCACTTTCTGGTAGTCAACATGAAAGGAAACGATGTGTCCTCTGGCTGCGTCAAGTCTGACTATGTGGGCTCTGGTCCTCCTAATGGCacag GTCTCCACAGGTATGTGTGGCTGGTGTATGAGCAGTCAGGCACCCTGTCCTGCAGCGAGCCTGACCTCACCAACCGCTGCGGAGACAACCGCGGCAAATTCAAGATCCAGAGCTTCAGGGAGAAATACAGCCTGGGAGCACCAGTGGCGGGAACTTGCTACCAGGCTGAGTGGGATGACTATGTCCCTAAACTGTACGAGCAGCTgtctggaaaataa